In Glycine max cultivar Williams 82 chromosome 4, Glycine_max_v4.0, whole genome shotgun sequence, the genomic stretch TAAATAGGGACCTGTAGTGTAACAAGTAAATGGTGCTTGAGGTGAAATGTGTATACTATATACTACACAAGTTATCAGAAGTGATGACTGTGATTCTCAAATTTGAATGGATGCAACAATGGACAAGCATTTATTGGAGCgtctatttatttgtttagcCCTTATTACTACtagtttcaaaatttaatgacaCATAGGTTAAACTAGCTTCTAAGCTAATTAAAGTAGTTTATAAGTTACTAGAATGACTtcccaataaatatatatacatatatatatatatatatatgtatattcagATTCATAATGGTATATGAAGAACAACAGAAGGTAAAAACAGTACAAAACTCAACCCCccgcaaaaaaaattatggtcaaTACAATgtcaatattaaatattttacctttaagtaataaataaatgctGAACGCCTGAACTTAACTTGATCACAAAAGGAGAAAGATCGGAGCAAACATGCGAGCACATAGAGATATTGTTACATATAAAAGATGGATGACACATTGACACAGTAGATACCTCCATATTTATTGAAACAATAGAGATGCATTAATGGcactttttaaagaaaactttcTAGTTTGAATTATGGAGTTCAACGTTACTCTTTTTCCCGtcttttttagttattaattgGCAAGGACTGAACTGAAGCTCATCCAGATTGTGTCTGGATTCTGGAAGATGTTTGATAAAGGCCTCCTTCTCAAGTCTGAACATAGaacaaaagataataaaaacaaGGTGTCGTTAGGGTTTAAACTAGTGCTTTAATTTTGATGTTAGTAGTTCTTGGTCCACCTTCCCAAACCAAGGTGCTTTATTATAGATATTTGTCAGGGATATGATCTCTGGTCCCCCAAAAAATAACCACCTAAAGTTAAGACTACTGCAATAGCCACATATCCACTTATGCGACGCATTTTTTGCCTAGAGAAAACACTTGCTTAATGCATCCATCTCTGACAATTGAATTGCTTTCACGATAATTGAATTGCTTCCACGATAATTGAATTGCTTTGACCATGCTGCTCATTGCTTATGCTTTTTCTAACAGAAAATAAGAACAGAACCTAACAACAAATTGTTCCGAATTATTAATGTCGAAACGTAATGGATTTTCCAAATTTGTTCATACaatttgtttcttttcattGACAGTCTTGCCTAGCTAACTAGCCAACGTCACCTCTGCCATAAACGATAAATTTACACAAACTCATAAAAGCAATTTTCACGCAACCAATTTGCCTCTGAATCACACAATAAATTCAACTTTAGAATCAAGAGTTCCCATTGTACTATCTTGATTACAATTACAGTTAATTACAATTTCATATACGAAATCACAAATCCCAAATTCCTTGAAACAAGTTTGCTAAATTAAAAACGGAAAATACTAGAAATGAAcggaaaaataattaacaagcaCTACTACtcctattatattattattattacaggAAATTGGAAGATTTAAGCACAGGCACACGAAGTATCAACGACAAGGGAATCTTCGCCCTCGTTCCTGAAGAAGAAGTAACCAACAGCAAGACCCACGACGACGGCCACAAACACCCCACCGTTGAAGGACATCACCGACAACATCAGCAAGTACCCGATCGCCGAGCTCAGCCCGAACAGAAACGCTCCGGCTACCTTCACGCCCACCTTGGCGCGGTTTCCGGCAAGCTTCCGTCGCAGAAGCGGGGCCTCGATCTCTGCCGGGAAGGGATTTCCGGCGCCGATGAGCTTGAGGCGGATGCGGCGATTCTCTAGGAACTGGTAGAAGGCGGCAACGACGAGGCATGCGAGCAGAGTGATGAGATACTCCGTCCAATCGTTGGTCTTCCATGAATCTATTAGGAGATTCACCTTCCTGCTCCAGTAAAAGGTCATGTGCATCATCTTCGCTCACGATTTTTCTGGATTTCGAGGCTTAGCCAAAAACAATgaagttcaacaacaacaagGCACGCTTATGCAGCTATTAGTAGTTTGTCTTGCTTCTTTGTTAAGCTGATTCCTAAAATGCCCTCAATAAGTTATTCTGTAActgtcttgttttctttttctttttttttaccattttgcCTAGCAGCACCGGCTTCttgttaattttagtttatgggAGATAATTTTGTGGTTAAGCTAAAatgtttcttaaaattttgtctcttttttttttaaaataatgttttaattcTATAACAAAaacttttgtgttatttttgtctctctgatttgaaaatattttactttgattctcaaaataattatagatttttagaaaatacaatttttagGATGAAAAAAGATAGTttcaattaaaagaataaaaatagaaccaagtttttgaaatattaaaattgaatttggaaAGTTTTTGAGaaacagaaaaatatattttatgttaatacAACTCAAATGGAATAGAATTATTataggaatattttttttttcctaaatatttaacataataatatgtttaaaactcaattaaaaattattaagtacaTTGATTAATCTGAACAATCTTATTGATCCATGGGTTAAGTTGTGGATCTTGACTTgacaattttcataatttattgtttttcattttcaaaggtTATCTatggaatttaaaaaataaaccaaattgGTAGTacataaatgaaacaaaattgtaCTACATGTAAAAGTACTGAGCGAACCGATGAAAAGCTTATGAACTGGTAGTAATTGGTAGTACAGCACGTAGATGAAACAATTTGGTACTGCGTCTCAACATTTGAAAGCGCACGGATATCGAACACTGAAACAGTTATAATGGTCTGTATGGTAGTTTTGGTAAATCAGAATGAGttaatgtttgaattttattttaatataaattgacGTGTATACTCGACCACATACCACATAAAAATAATTCCAACTAGATTCAGACCCTTATTTTGAGACAGGAGAAAATCTAACCCAAAgaaatatcattaataaaaaaagggagATGAGATGTACAAAAGGTCATGGGAGAACATAAACCAAAACTCatgaaaattcaatttatctatattatcttattttgttgTATTCTGCTGCCACAAAAGGGAAATATAATTCCACCAGCAGAAAGAAGTAATTGTAGTTACATTAGGGACATATCTTCTCTATAAATGTGACTTGCTTGAAAGTGCATATTCTTATTAATATGAATGTAGTCAGTCCAATGATTTGCCAACTTTCATGTGACGAGAGTGGGGTTTCTAAAGACTTTGACCTCCAACTCAGAATCACACTCCAGTCAACgcttgctccaattcttcttagCAGCTAGCCAACTTAATAGCTATTATGACACCCATCAGCTCTGCAAACAAAGAGTTTTGAGTTCTCAAATTCAATGCTAAGCAACTTAAGACACATGCTCTCTCATCTCTGGAAATGCTACCACAACCTGCAGTACCTGGATTACCTTTAGCGGATAATGTTTGAATTTAGATTAGGAaagaaaaatactttatattaattgttttataagagtaaattttaatgaatttgtaacttaactttttttatagaaaaatttataatttactaataCTTTAGCATGTCATTGCATAAGATAaatccttattttatataacaaatttttaatttgataaataaatacattaaatatatagaaTATAAGAATGAGATTGTACTAGACCAGAGATAAGAATGCACGGTTTGAATGTTTGATTATCCTTGGCAAAAACATCAAAAGGGGGcacttttacaaattatttatcaaaaatggACTCTTTTGCAATTATTTCTGGAGGGGGTCTGTTTTTTTATTGCAAAGCGCCCCCCACCCAGGCGCCTCCACTGTGCACGTGACACGTGGCACAGGGAGGTAGCGCCCCTGACGCAGGCGCCTTTGGTAGTGCCCAGGGGTCAGGCACTACTGGTGGCGTCCCTGGTGCAGGCGCTACGGCTAGCGCAGGACAGCCAGGCGCCTGCCCCCAGCCTCTTCTTCtcacacccccccccccccccccccccagtctcttccccccccccccccccccacaccccaaaattttatattttttatattgtttatcaaaaatttaaattttgtttcatctttcttattagtattatttgttatttttttatattcccaCACCCCCCACCCCAAAATttcaataagattattttttatacactctaaattgtatattttttaatttgtttatcaaaaatttaaatttttttcatttttattattagtattatttgttatttttttatgttttattattctctctttttgaagtatatataagtacattttcaataaaatacattttcacctaaaatacattttgaaatcctaaaatgttttaaaatgcttTTTGATTTGGTCAATTCTTTTTTGATAGCCATTAAATTACGTTAgagatcatttttatttatttttatttatttgtcgtTTCAATCTTATTGTGcaatgcttttaaaataaataaaaataaataaccataATGTTAATGATACATAAATCAAAAGTGATCTCTAACGTAATTTAATGGTCAAATCAAAAAAGAATTGACCCAATCAAAaagcattttaaaacattttaggatttcaaaatgtattttaggtgaaaatgtattttattgaaaatgtacttatatatac encodes the following:
- the LOC100815028 gene encoding copper transporter 5.1; this translates as MMHMTFYWSRKVNLLIDSWKTNDWTEYLITLLACLVVAAFYQFLENRRIRLKLIGAGNPFPAEIEAPLLRRKLAGNRAKVGVKVAGAFLFGLSSAIGYLLMLSVMSFNGGVFVAVVVGLAVGYFFFRNEGEDSLVVDTSCACA